Proteins encoded in a region of the Quercus lobata isolate SW786 chromosome 8, ValleyOak3.0 Primary Assembly, whole genome shotgun sequence genome:
- the LOC115957800 gene encoding uncharacterized protein LOC115957800 encodes MDFELRRAREKLEKEQKERKEKARLKSEREKKAKEGATKQREAIEAVQRSRRIDAAEAQLKADEQMQESVLAGRGVMFYRLLEAVPYQGIGDKIKLPPSCFTELSDQGAFDKGPMYFQLSVVHQEDSSDMNVTGEENHRTTHSGVLEFTADEGSVSLPPHVWHNLFPAETPKTPLIEVRYVWLPKGTYAKLQPERVGFSDLPNHKAILETSLRQHATLSQGDILTVNYGELAHALRVLELKPSSSVSVLETDIEVDIIGSDSASERTDQHVLNPLVFGKLESGVVDEGNYMYYKFSIDNDIWGIIALGDSRVEVKIEAETDGGDTDLFISRHPLIFPTRHQHEWSSHDIGSKTLILSSKDKNLGAGTYSVGVFGFKGTTKYKISVSVQDDYKRKVGQHSASTSSPMEMDTVECRNCKHYIPSRTIALHEAFCSRHNVVCQHAACGIVLRVEEAKNHVHCNKCGQAFQQGEMEKHMKVFHEPLQCPCGIVLEKEQMVQHQASVCPLRLVTCRFCGDMVPAGNSALDVRDRLRGLSEHESLCGSRTAPCDSCGRSVMLKDMDIHQVAVHQKS; translated from the exons atggatttTGAGTTGAGGAGAGCGAGAGAGAAGCTGGAGAAGGAGCAGAAGGAGAGGAAGGAGAAGGCGAGGCTAAAATcggaaagagaaaagaaggctAAGGAAGGGGCTACGAAGCAAAGAGAAGCCATTGAAGCTGTTCAGAGATCGAGACGCATCGATGCAGCAGAAGCCCAGCTCAAG GCTGATGAGCAAATGCAAGAAAGCGTACTTGCTGGCAGAGGAGTCATGTTTTACCGATTATTGGAAGCTGTACCTTATCAGGGTATTGGAGATAAGATCAAATTGCCTCCTTCCTGCTTCACAGAATTGTCTGATCAAGGTGCTTTTGATAAGGGACCCATGTACTTCCAGTTGTCAGTAGTTCATCAAGAGGATTCTTCAGACATGAATGTCACTGGTGAGGAAAACCATCGGACCACCCATTCAGGCGTTTTAGAGTTCACTGCAGATGAAGGTTCTGTTTCGCTTCCTCCTCATGTATGGCACAATCTATTCCCAGCAGAAACTCCAAAAACTCCCTTGATTGAAGTCCGTTATGTCTGGCTACCAAAAGGAACTTATGCAAAACTTCAACCAGAGAGGGTAGGCTTTTCAGATCTACCGAATCACAAAGCCATTCTTGAAACAAGCCTTCGCCAGCATGCTACCCTATCTCAGGGTGACATATTAACTGTCAATTATGGGGAGCTAGCACATGCATTACGAGTCCTTGAATTAAAACCCTCGTCAAGTGTATCTGTTCTAGAAACAGATATTGAAGTTGATATAATTGGTTCTGATTCAGCTTCTGAGAGGACAGATCAGCATGTTCTTAATCCGCTAGTATTTGGAAAGTTGGAATCTGGAGTGGTTGACGAAGGCAATTATATGTACTACAAGTTCTCAATAGATAATGACATTTGGGGGATAATTGCTTTGGGCGATTCCAGAGTTGAGGTAAAGATAGAAGCAGAAACAGATGGTGGAGATACTGATCTTTTCATTTCCAGGCATCCTCTGATATTCCCAACTCGACACCAGCATGAGTGGTCTTCCCATGATATTGGTTCAAAGACTTTGATCCTTAGCTCTAAAGACAAGAACTTGGGAGCAGGCACTTACAGTGTGGGTGTATTCGGCTTCAAAGgaacaacaaaatacaaaatttcagTTAGTGTTCAGGATGATTACAAGCGTAAGGTGGGTCAACACTCTGCATCCACCTCATCTCCTATGGAGATGGATACTGTAGAGTGTAGGAATTGCAAGCATTATATACCCAGTCGGACTATTGCACTGCATGAAGCCTTTTGTAGCAGGCACAATGTTGTTTGTCAGCATGCTGCTTGTGGAATTGTTCTTAGGGTTGAGGAAGCCAAAAACCATGTGCATTGCAACAAATGTGGGCAAGCATTTCAGCAGGGAGAGATGGAGAAGCACATGAAAGTGTTCCATGAGCCACTTCAGTGCccatgtggaatagtccttgaGAAAGAACAGATG GTGCAACACCAAGCTTCAGTTTGCCCCCTACGCCTAGTCACATGTCGGTTTTGTGGAGACATGGTTCCAGCAGGGAATTCTGCATTGGATGTTCGGGATAGATTAAGAGGATTATCTGAGCATGAGAGTCTTTGTGGGTCGAGGACTGCTCCATGTGATTCATGTGGGCGTTCTGTCATGTTGAAGGACATGGACATCCACCAGGTTGCTGTTCATCAAAAGAGCTAA